The Amycolatopsis solani genome has a window encoding:
- a CDS encoding FAD:protein FMN transferase, protein MTTAFRALGTTAEVLVTDPSRLDAAVELLHEELAAIDLACSRFRADSEISRLHEAAGRQVRVGPLLAEALGVALRAARVSDGLVDPTVGSAVRELGYDRDFAEVAGRESGAGESGSGSAGGEPAAAGRSCDRDSAGRPPTGRDLAAGEPGWVGRAGFGGPATGAGGPASAGRARSGEPATAAGEPGSAGRAGFTGPATGAGGPASAGRARSGEPATAAGEPSPTGPACCAEPASAGRVGSGDFPPPTPAPGWHRVLFDPRQRLVVLPRGVHLDLGATAKALAADRAAWRIHSVVGCGVLVNLGGDLRAAGRVPAGGWQVALADDHAVAVAAPEATVALHRDFGLATSGITRRRWRRGGRTVHHIVDPRTGDVPEPRWRTVTVAAESTVDANTAATAAVVLGADAPEWLTQRRLPARLVGLGGDVVTTPGWPS, encoded by the coding sequence GTGACGACGGCGTTCCGCGCCCTGGGCACGACGGCGGAGGTCCTGGTCACGGACCCGTCCCGGCTCGATGCGGCGGTCGAGCTGCTGCACGAGGAACTGGCGGCGATCGATCTGGCGTGCAGCCGGTTCCGGGCGGACTCGGAGATCTCGCGGTTGCACGAGGCAGCGGGACGTCAGGTGCGGGTGGGGCCGCTGCTGGCGGAGGCGCTGGGCGTGGCGCTGCGGGCGGCCAGGGTGAGCGACGGGCTGGTCGATCCCACGGTGGGTTCGGCCGTCCGGGAGCTGGGGTACGACCGCGACTTCGCCGAGGTGGCCGGACGCGAGTCGGGTGCGGGCGAGAGCGGTTCAGGCTCGGCCGGCGGAGAACCTGCCGCGGCTGGGCGTTCGTGCGACCGCGATTCCGCGGGACGGCCGCCGACCGGTCGCGACCTGGCGGCCGGCGAGCCGGGTTGGGTTGGCCGGGCGGGTTTCGGCGGGCCAGCCACTGGTGCTGGTGGGCCGGCTTCGGCTGGCCGGGCCCGCTCGGGCGAGCCGGCCACCGCCGCTGGCGAGCCGGGGTCGGCTGGCCGGGCGGGGTTCACCGGGCCAGCTACTGGTGCTGGTGGGCCGGCTTCGGCTGGCCGGGCCCGCTCGGGCGAGCCGGCCACCGCCGCCGGCGAGCCGAGTCCGACTGGGCCCGCCTGCTGCGCCGAGCCGGCGTCGGCTGGGCGCGTCGGCTCCGGCGATTTCCCGCCACCCACCCCCGCCCCCGGCTGGCACCGCGTCCTCTTCGACCCCCGGCAGCGCCTCGTCGTCCTGCCGCGCGGGGTACACCTCGACCTCGGTGCCACCGCGAAAGCCCTCGCCGCCGATCGGGCCGCGTGGCGGATCCACTCCGTCGTCGGCTGCGGTGTCCTCGTCAACCTCGGCGGGGATCTGCGCGCCGCCGGGCGGGTGCCGGCCGGGGGGTGGCAGGTCGCGCTGGCCGATGACCACGCCGTGGCCGTCGCCGCCCCGGAGGCCACCGTCGCCCTGCACCGGGACTTCGGCCTGGCCACCTCCGGGATCACCCGGCGGCGCTGGCGGCGCGGTGGCCGGACGGTGCACCACATCGTCGACCCGCGCACCGGTGATGTGCCGGAACCGCGCTGGCGCACCGTGACCGTCGCCGCGGAGTCCACTGTGGACGCCAACACCGCCGCCACCGCGGCCGTCGTCCTCGGGGCGGACGCGCCGGAGTGGCTCACCCAGCGCAGGCTGCCCGCCCGGCTCGTCGGCCTCGGCGGCGACGTCGTCACCACGCCCGGGTGGCCGTCGTGA
- a CDS encoding alkaline phosphatase family protein — protein MIRKRIAAVFAVAALVTTGAVTVVTRTAEPAVQPTAAAVPAFDHIVLVMFENKKYSSINGSSSAPYFNTLASQSAKFTNSFAITHPSQPNYVALFSGATQGVTDDSCPANLGAKANLGQQLIGAGKTFTGYSEAMPSDGYTGCSSGTYRRKHNSWVDFSNVPAASNVRFSAFPSDFTRLPTVAFVTPDMCNDMHDCSVGTGDTWLKNHLDAYAQWAKTHNSLLITTFDEDSGTSVNQIFTSFTGAHVKAGSYSESINHYTVLRTIEASYGLPGIGGAASKSPILDVWQ, from the coding sequence ATGATCCGCAAGCGGATCGCCGCCGTGTTCGCCGTTGCCGCGCTGGTCACCACCGGAGCGGTCACGGTCGTCACCCGGACGGCCGAACCCGCCGTGCAGCCGACCGCGGCGGCCGTGCCGGCGTTCGACCACATCGTCCTGGTGATGTTCGAGAACAAGAAGTACTCCTCGATCAACGGCAGTTCCAGCGCGCCCTACTTCAACACCCTCGCCTCGCAGAGCGCGAAGTTCACGAACTCCTTCGCGATCACCCACCCGAGCCAGCCCAACTACGTCGCCCTCTTCTCGGGCGCGACGCAGGGCGTCACCGACGACAGCTGCCCCGCCAACCTCGGCGCGAAGGCCAACCTCGGCCAGCAGCTGATCGGCGCGGGCAAGACCTTCACGGGCTACTCCGAAGCCATGCCCTCCGACGGCTACACCGGCTGTTCGAGCGGCACCTACCGCCGGAAGCACAACAGCTGGGTGGACTTCTCGAACGTGCCCGCCGCCAGCAATGTCCGGTTTTCCGCCTTCCCGTCCGACTTCACCCGGCTGCCCACCGTCGCCTTCGTGACGCCCGACATGTGCAACGACATGCACGACTGCTCGGTCGGCACCGGCGACACCTGGCTGAAGAACCACCTCGACGCGTACGCGCAGTGGGCCAAGACCCACAACAGCCTGCTGATCACCACCTTCGACGAGGACAGCGGCACGTCGGTCAACCAGATCTTCACCAGCTTCACCGGCGCCCACGTCAAGGCCGGCAGCTACAGCGAATCGATCAACCACTACACCGTGCTGCGCACGATCGAGGCGTCCTACGGCCTGCCGGGCATCGGCGGCGCCGCGAGCAAGTCGCCGATCCTCGACGTCTGGCAGTAA